In Bombus pascuorum chromosome 13, iyBomPasc1.1, whole genome shotgun sequence, a single genomic region encodes these proteins:
- the LOC132913739 gene encoding vesicle-associated membrane protein 2 isoform X1 codes for MATEGGLAPDAAAGAGAGSDGIVGGPRTPQQIASQKRLQATQAQVDEVVDIMKTNVEKVLERDQKLSELDDRADALQQGASQFEQQAGKLKRKFWLQNLKMMIIMGVIALIILAIIVAKFMPESTPPPPAFAYPPPNQIPGQVVAAGGPAAAPGGVAGGAGGASGSQTAGAALVGNLNGIHSVM; via the exons GGCCACCGAAGGCGGTCTAGCACCTGATGCTGCTGCGGGTGCAGGTGCAGGTTCTGATGGAATCGTCGGAGGTCCCAGGACGCCTCAGCAGATCGCCTCGCAGAAACGACTGCAGGCGACGCAGGCGCAAGTAGATGAGGTCGTTGATATCATGAAAACGAATGTTGAAAAAGTGTTGGAACGTGATCAGAAGCTCTCTGAGCTCGATGATCGAGCAG ACGCGCTTCAGCAAGGAGCGTCACAATTTGAACAACAAGCAGGAAAACTGAAGAGGAAGTTTTGGCTACAAAATTTGAAG ATGATGATCATCATGGGCGTCATCGCACTAATCATATTGGCCATCATAGTTG CGAAATTCATGCCAGAATCGACACCACCGCCTCCAGCCTTTGCCTACCCACCACCAAATCAGATTCCGGGCCAAGTTGTCGCCGCTGGCGGACCAGCCGCTGCACCAGGAGGTGTAGCCGGCGGAGCAGGCGGTGCAAGCGGATCACAAACCGCTGGTGCAGCGTTAGTTGGCAACTTGAACGGCATTCACAGCGTGATGtaa
- the LOC132913739 gene encoding neuronal synaptobrevin isoform X2 — MATEGGLAPDAAAGAGAGSDGIVGGPRTPQQIASQKRLQATQAQVDEVVDIMKTNVEKVLERDQKLSELDDRADALQQGASQFEQQAGKLKRKFWLQNLKMMIIMGVIALIILAIIVANFM, encoded by the exons GGCCACCGAAGGCGGTCTAGCACCTGATGCTGCTGCGGGTGCAGGTGCAGGTTCTGATGGAATCGTCGGAGGTCCCAGGACGCCTCAGCAGATCGCCTCGCAGAAACGACTGCAGGCGACGCAGGCGCAAGTAGATGAGGTCGTTGATATCATGAAAACGAATGTTGAAAAAGTGTTGGAACGTGATCAGAAGCTCTCTGAGCTCGATGATCGAGCAG ACGCGCTTCAGCAAGGAGCGTCACAATTTGAACAACAAGCAGGAAAACTGAAGAGGAAGTTTTGGCTACAAAATTTGAAG ATGATGATCATCATGGGCGTCATCGCACTAATCATATTGGCCATCATAGTTG CGAACTTCATGTAG